A genome region from Geothermobacter hydrogeniphilus includes the following:
- a CDS encoding GGDEF domain-containing protein, producing MTRKKNDPQDLEKELRGLKNILSVAQVVVSSLRLEEVLDNILGSAMAVMEMPAGSIALYDRASNYLSLKVHHGLSENFISRDRWRVGEGGLTATILNQGTAFAVEDTDKADFFNNPLAVTEGIRALIAVPLKIQNKVIGILYVDDFKPRRFDQMDLRLLSILGSFAAMSIDNARLHEKTRRLASTDGLTGLYNHRQFKRLFSEELMRARRYRKPLGLVMLDVDDFKHFNDSYGHPVGDKVLVAVAEILTETLRDCDYIFRYGGEEFIALLPESDAAASLAAAERCRALIEQESARYLDGFATTGVTVSIGVATYPRDGETFDGLLKVVDDLLYAAKREGKNKIHYLPDS from the coding sequence ATGACGCGAAAAAAGAATGACCCGCAGGACCTCGAAAAAGAACTGCGGGGCCTGAAAAATATTCTCAGTGTCGCCCAGGTGGTTGTTTCATCCCTGCGCCTGGAGGAAGTTCTCGACAATATTCTCGGCAGCGCCATGGCAGTTATGGAGATGCCCGCCGGGAGCATTGCGCTCTACGACCGGGCCAGCAACTATCTCTCCCTCAAGGTTCATCACGGCCTCAGTGAAAACTTCATCTCCCGTGATCGTTGGCGGGTGGGCGAGGGGGGACTGACGGCCACTATTCTCAACCAGGGAACAGCCTTTGCCGTCGAAGACACCGATAAAGCTGATTTTTTCAACAACCCCCTGGCGGTCACTGAGGGAATCCGGGCCCTGATTGCCGTTCCGTTGAAAATTCAGAACAAGGTGATCGGCATCCTCTACGTCGATGATTTCAAGCCGCGTCGTTTCGATCAGATGGATCTGCGGTTGTTGTCAATCCTCGGGTCTTTTGCGGCGATGAGCATTGACAATGCGCGATTGCACGAAAAAACGCGTCGTCTTGCCTCCACCGACGGGTTGACCGGCTTGTACAATCACCGCCAGTTCAAGCGGCTCTTTTCCGAGGAATTGATGAGGGCGCGACGTTATCGGAAACCTCTCGGCCTGGTGATGCTTGACGTTGATGATTTCAAACATTTTAATGACAGCTATGGCCACCCGGTCGGTGACAAGGTGCTGGTGGCTGTCGCCGAGATTCTGACCGAGACCCTGCGTGACTGTGATTATATTTTTCGTTATGGCGGTGAGGAATTCATTGCCCTGCTTCCGGAGTCGGATGCCGCTGCTTCTCTGGCCGCCGCGGAACGGTGCCGGGCCCTTATTGAGCAGGAGTCGGCACGCTATCTCGACGGTTTTGCCACGACTGGTGTCACCGTCAGCATCGGGGTGGCGACCTATCCGCGGGACGGTGAAACATTTGATGGCCTGCTCAAGGTTGTTGATGACCTGCTCTATGCCGCCAAACGCGAGGGCAAGAACAAGATCCACTATCTGCCGGACAGCTGA
- a CDS encoding LysE family translocator — protein sequence MTLPPLSIFVPTFFLVSLTPGMCMTLSLTLGMTIGVRRTFWMMYGELVGVGLVAGASVIGAAAIMLNYPAIFILLKIIGGLYLGWLGLQLWLSRGKLALDLDGAPGLEDSPRQLALQGFVTAVANPKGWAFFIALLPPFIDQQRPLVPQLVLLLGIILTIEFTSLVLYASGGRTLGRNLLKSGNVRFVNRVAGTLMAGVGFWLALG from the coding sequence ATGACCCTGCCGCCCCTCTCAATCTTCGTTCCGACCTTTTTCCTTGTTTCCCTGACCCCGGGGATGTGCATGACTCTCTCCCTGACCCTGGGAATGACCATCGGCGTACGCCGCACGTTCTGGATGATGTATGGTGAACTGGTCGGAGTCGGCCTGGTTGCCGGCGCTTCGGTCATCGGCGCCGCGGCAATCATGCTGAACTACCCCGCTATTTTCATCCTGCTGAAAATCATCGGCGGTCTCTACCTCGGCTGGCTCGGGCTGCAGCTCTGGCTCTCCCGGGGCAAACTCGCCCTGGACCTGGACGGCGCCCCAGGACTCGAAGATTCGCCACGACAGCTCGCGCTGCAGGGGTTCGTGACCGCTGTCGCCAATCCCAAGGGCTGGGCCTTTTTCATTGCCCTGCTGCCACCATTCATCGATCAACAGCGACCGCTGGTCCCCCAACTCGTTTTGCTGCTGGGGATCATTCTCACCATCGAATTTACGAGCCTGGTGCTTTACGCAAGTGGGGGCCGCACACTCGGCCGCAATCTGCTCAAAAGCGGCAATGTCCGTTTCGTCAACCGCGTCGCCGGCACCCTGATGGCAGGTGTCGGTTTCTGGCTGGCACTCGGTTAG
- a CDS encoding sigma-54-dependent transcriptional regulator yields MAGEKILIVDDEEGMRRLLSRILVREGYETNAVGNGDDALQAIAQDQYDLIITDIKMPGMGGLELLSELRAYDPRLPIIVITAYGTVESAVQALRAGAYDYITKPFETDEIRLTVAKALERERLLAENRYLHEELEGRYKFSGIIGNARAMQDVFDITASVAASNANVLITGESGTGKELIARSIHFNSTRKDKPFIVLNCAALSESILESELFGHERGAFTGALHTKKGRFELADQGTLFIDEVGEMSLAAQVKLLRVIQEHEFERVGGNRTIKVDVRIVAATNKNLEEEVKKSTFREDLFYRLNVINVHLPPLRERREDIEPLAAHFLDKYTRETGKKIEQISPKAIACLIAHDWPGNVRELENAIERAVVLAKGEILTPRDFPQGIQDQDQICLSLPENGGSLTDILEDLERQLIVQTLNREGRSQTRTAEVLGIKRTTLRYKMEKYHLLGNGEEESFDNAGGDVVEDGEE; encoded by the coding sequence ATGGCTGGTGAAAAAATACTGATTGTTGATGATGAAGAGGGGATGCGGCGGTTGTTGAGCCGCATTCTCGTCAGAGAAGGTTATGAAACCAACGCGGTCGGCAACGGCGATGACGCGCTGCAGGCGATTGCTCAGGACCAGTACGACCTGATCATCACCGATATCAAGATGCCGGGTATGGGAGGTTTGGAACTCCTTTCCGAACTTCGCGCCTACGATCCGCGTCTGCCGATTATCGTCATTACTGCCTATGGTACCGTCGAGAGTGCCGTTCAGGCGTTGCGGGCCGGTGCCTACGACTACATCACCAAGCCTTTTGAAACCGACGAGATCCGACTGACCGTTGCCAAGGCCCTTGAGCGGGAACGATTGCTGGCCGAGAATCGCTACCTGCATGAAGAGCTCGAAGGCCGCTACAAATTTTCCGGTATTATCGGCAACGCCAGGGCGATGCAGGATGTTTTTGATATTACCGCCTCGGTTGCCGCGTCCAATGCCAATGTCCTGATTACCGGGGAGTCGGGAACCGGCAAGGAACTGATCGCCCGCTCCATTCATTTCAATTCCACTCGCAAGGATAAACCCTTCATCGTCCTGAATTGCGCCGCGTTGTCGGAGAGCATTCTCGAAAGTGAGCTCTTCGGCCATGAAAGGGGTGCCTTCACCGGGGCGCTGCATACCAAGAAGGGCCGTTTTGAATTGGCCGATCAGGGAACCCTGTTCATTGATGAAGTCGGTGAAATGAGTCTTGCGGCCCAGGTCAAGCTGCTGCGGGTTATCCAGGAACATGAATTCGAACGGGTCGGCGGCAATCGTACCATCAAGGTTGATGTCCGCATCGTCGCCGCGACCAACAAGAATCTCGAAGAAGAGGTCAAGAAGTCGACTTTTCGGGAAGATCTTTTCTACCGTCTCAATGTCATCAATGTTCATCTGCCCCCCCTGCGGGAGCGGCGGGAGGATATTGAACCGCTGGCGGCTCATTTTCTCGACAAGTATACTCGGGAAACCGGCAAGAAAATTGAGCAGATTTCTCCCAAGGCCATCGCCTGCCTGATCGCTCACGACTGGCCGGGCAACGTTCGTGAACTCGAAAATGCTATCGAGCGGGCGGTCGTTCTGGCCAAGGGAGAGATCCTGACCCCGCGTGATTTCCCCCAGGGAATCCAGGATCAGGACCAGATCTGCCTGTCTCTGCCGGAGAACGGCGGCAGTCTGACCGACATCCTTGAAGACCTGGAGCGGCAGTTGATCGTTCAGACGCTCAACCGGGAAGGTCGTTCCCAGACGCGTACCGCCGAAGTCCTCGGCATCAAGCGCACCACCCTGCGCTACAAAATGGAGAAGTACCATCTGCTCGGCAATGGCGAGGAAGAATCTTTCGATAACGCCGGGGGGGATGTGGTCGAGGACGGGGAAGAATGA
- a CDS encoding DNA-3-methyladenine glycosylase I has product MSHYCDSAPGHPFHGLYHDLVYGFPLRDDNLLFERLVLEINQAGLSWLTILKKAENFRRAYDNFNLEKVAAYDEKDRQRLLQDAGIIRNRLKIAAAIENAGRILSLRDAYGSFGAWLDHHHPRPKEAWVKLFKQTFRFTGSEITAEFLMSTGYLPGAHRPDCPVYTRILQRQPPWADV; this is encoded by the coding sequence GTGAGCCACTACTGTGACAGCGCCCCCGGTCACCCCTTTCATGGCCTCTACCACGACCTGGTGTACGGTTTCCCGCTGCGCGACGACAACCTGTTGTTCGAACGACTGGTGCTGGAGATCAACCAGGCCGGCCTGTCCTGGCTGACCATCTTGAAGAAGGCGGAAAACTTCCGCCGCGCCTACGACAATTTTAACCTGGAAAAGGTTGCCGCCTATGACGAGAAGGACCGGCAGCGCCTGCTGCAGGATGCCGGGATTATCCGCAACCGGCTGAAAATCGCAGCCGCGATTGAAAATGCCGGCCGCATCCTCTCACTACGCGATGCTTACGGCTCATTCGGCGCCTGGCTCGATCATCACCATCCCCGGCCGAAAGAGGCGTGGGTCAAACTCTTCAAACAGACCTTCCGCTTCACCGGCTCCGAGATCACCGCCGAATTCCTGATGAGCACCGGCTACCTGCCGGGAGCCCATCGACCGGACTGTCCGGTCTACACGCGGATACTGCAAAGGCAGCCGCCCTGGGCCGACGTCTAG
- a CDS encoding vitamin B12-dependent ribonucleotide reductase produces MPKTSRKTEIPLSPNAVTVLERRYLKRDEEGKVLETPAAMFQRVAHTIASAETRLKTGVDARQLEKDFFRMITSLEFMPNSPTLMNAGRELGQLSACFVLPVGDSMEEIFESIKNTALIHKSGGGTGFAFSRIRPANDVVSSTKGVSSGPISFMKVFDAATETIKQGGTRRGANMGILRVDHPDIMDFIMAKRDQTVLTNFNISVGMTEAFMEAVEVDGDYEIINPRTGKPMQKLPARKVFDHIVDMAWHNGEPGIIFLDRLNRDNPTPQVGEIEATNPCGEQPLLPYESCNLGSINLARFILDGDVDWNRLGETVRLATRFLDNVIEVNNYPIPEIDQMTRANRKIGLGVMGWADMLILLGIPYNSESAVELGGKVMKFINDTSHQMSIELAEERGAFPNFKGSIFDVKGGKKIRNATCTTIAPTGTISIISNTSSGVEPLFAVSYIRQVLDNDKLIEVHPLFEKIARERGFYSRELMEKIAEHGTVQDIAEIPEDIRRVFVTSHDITPEDHVRMQAAFQEHCDNAVSKTVNFCNDATRDDVAKVYRLAYQTGCKGVTIYRDGSRDMQVLSVKKSEEKSAPEVPMEVEKKSHKRERPRALKGSTYQMETGCGPLYVTINEDHKGAFELFTTMGKAGGCAASQCEAIGRLVSLAWRSGVQARQAVKQMIGISCHKPAGFGANRITSCADAVAKAIELHMLPEGDAPTRFVGNGGACPDCGGPVEHEGGCCVCHACGYSECA; encoded by the coding sequence ATGCCTAAGACGTCTCGTAAAACTGAAATCCCCCTTTCCCCGAATGCCGTCACGGTCCTTGAACGTCGCTATCTCAAGCGCGACGAAGAAGGCAAGGTTCTTGAAACACCGGCCGCCATGTTCCAGCGCGTGGCCCATACCATCGCCTCGGCCGAGACACGGCTGAAGACAGGTGTTGACGCCAGGCAACTGGAAAAAGATTTTTTCCGCATGATCACCAGCCTGGAATTCATGCCCAACTCCCCCACGCTGATGAACGCCGGCCGCGAACTTGGACAGTTGTCCGCCTGTTTCGTGCTGCCGGTCGGCGATTCGATGGAGGAAATTTTCGAATCGATCAAGAATACCGCCCTGATCCATAAGAGCGGCGGCGGCACCGGCTTCGCCTTCTCGCGCATCCGTCCGGCCAACGACGTCGTCAGCTCAACCAAGGGGGTCAGCTCCGGTCCGATCTCCTTCATGAAGGTTTTCGACGCGGCGACCGAAACCATCAAGCAGGGCGGCACCCGCCGCGGCGCCAACATGGGCATCCTGCGCGTCGACCATCCCGACATCATGGATTTCATCATGGCCAAACGGGACCAGACGGTGCTGACCAATTTCAATATCTCGGTCGGCATGACCGAAGCCTTCATGGAAGCGGTGGAAGTCGACGGTGACTACGAGATCATCAACCCGCGCACCGGGAAACCGATGCAGAAGTTGCCGGCCCGAAAAGTCTTCGACCACATCGTCGACATGGCCTGGCACAACGGCGAACCGGGGATCATCTTCCTCGACCGTCTCAACCGCGACAACCCGACCCCCCAGGTCGGCGAAATCGAGGCCACCAATCCCTGCGGCGAACAACCGCTGCTGCCCTACGAATCCTGCAACCTCGGCTCGATCAACCTGGCCCGTTTCATTCTTGACGGAGATGTCGACTGGAACCGCCTTGGCGAGACCGTGCGCCTGGCGACCCGCTTTCTCGACAATGTCATCGAAGTCAACAACTACCCGATCCCCGAAATCGACCAGATGACCCGCGCCAACCGCAAGATCGGTCTCGGTGTCATGGGCTGGGCGGATATGCTGATCCTGCTCGGCATTCCCTACAATTCAGAGAGCGCCGTCGAGTTGGGCGGCAAGGTGATGAAATTCATCAACGACACCTCCCACCAGATGTCGATTGAACTGGCCGAGGAGCGCGGCGCCTTCCCGAACTTCAAAGGCTCGATCTTCGATGTCAAAGGCGGAAAAAAGATCCGCAATGCCACCTGCACCACCATCGCCCCGACCGGCACCATCTCAATCATCAGCAACACCTCATCCGGGGTCGAGCCGCTGTTCGCCGTCAGCTATATCCGCCAGGTCCTCGACAACGACAAGCTGATTGAGGTTCATCCGCTGTTTGAAAAGATCGCCCGCGAACGCGGCTTCTACTCCAGGGAACTGATGGAGAAAATCGCCGAACACGGCACGGTCCAGGATATCGCCGAGATCCCCGAGGATATCCGCCGGGTCTTCGTCACCTCCCACGACATCACTCCCGAGGACCATGTGCGGATGCAGGCGGCCTTCCAGGAGCACTGCGACAACGCCGTTTCCAAGACCGTCAACTTCTGCAACGACGCCACCCGTGATGATGTGGCCAAAGTCTACCGACTGGCCTACCAGACCGGCTGCAAAGGGGTCACCATCTACCGTGACGGGTCCCGCGACATGCAGGTTCTTTCGGTGAAGAAGTCCGAGGAAAAGAGCGCGCCCGAAGTGCCGATGGAGGTGGAGAAAAAGTCTCACAAACGGGAACGCCCTCGGGCTCTCAAGGGATCCACCTACCAGATGGAAACCGGCTGCGGCCCTCTCTATGTCACCATCAACGAAGACCACAAGGGCGCTTTCGAGCTCTTTACCACCATGGGCAAAGCCGGCGGCTGCGCGGCCAGCCAATGTGAAGCCATCGGCCGACTGGTCTCCCTCGCCTGGCGCTCCGGTGTCCAGGCCCGCCAGGCAGTCAAGCAGATGATCGGCATTTCCTGCCACAAACCGGCCGGGTTCGGCGCCAACCGCATCACCTCCTGCGCCGATGCCGTGGCCAAGGCGATCGAACTGCACATGCTGCCCGAGGGGGACGCCCCGACCCGGTTCGTCGGCAACGGCGGCGCCTGTCCCGACTGCGGCGGCCCGGTCGAGCACGAGGGCGGCTGCTGCGTCTGCCACGCCTGCGGCTACTCGGAGTGCGCCTGA
- a CDS encoding BatD family protein, which produces MVNRGSFFLLVLLFLALGESIAAAVTVQAVADRDRISADESLQLQLRVSGSPDGDPDLNALEKNWEILSRAKSSQVQIINGSFSRSVVYNLTLMPRKQGTVMIPAVCFSGDCSLPLPIEVTGTADKDTAADAPLLLETEVSRRQVVAQGQVVFRVRLLRRVDLLEGQLGEPQPTGVAAVVKKLGDDRNYETRRNGRLYQVIERDYAIFPQGSGKMTIPALQFDGSIAAGRARFDPFGRQGRRVRRTSKPLQVDVLPIPADIGGRQWLPAAALELHDDWQSRPPRLQVGEPVTRTLRLKATGLPSARLPKLEPGIPASFKSYPDQPQREDASTTDGITGNLVQKIALVPTRPGRFTLPAFDLDWWDTKAGRWRKAHLDALDLEVAPAADGTAVTTPVKPVPRVSRPSTVSAEPAPAPVSQGASSGEPRPSSPGFWPWLCLALAVGWLLTLILVFRRRQPGRLAVDADEADEAGGDEKKVRRVVVQAARAHRPDKTRRALEDWSRTLWPGAEVGAYERLYREAGPELRSELDELDRTLYGRAGRPWRGDGLADRIISFVPSTDKNNDAALPELYPGRSGR; this is translated from the coding sequence ATGGTGAACAGAGGCAGTTTTTTTCTTCTCGTCCTGTTGTTTCTTGCCCTTGGTGAAAGTATCGCGGCTGCGGTGACGGTACAGGCGGTGGCGGACCGGGACAGGATTTCGGCCGACGAAAGCCTGCAACTGCAGCTGCGGGTTTCCGGCAGTCCTGACGGGGACCCTGATTTGAACGCCCTGGAAAAGAACTGGGAGATCCTCAGTCGGGCGAAGAGCAGCCAGGTACAGATCATCAACGGCAGCTTCAGTCGTTCTGTGGTTTACAACCTGACTCTGATGCCACGCAAACAGGGAACCGTCATGATCCCGGCGGTCTGCTTTTCCGGGGACTGTTCTTTGCCGCTGCCGATCGAGGTCACCGGAACTGCTGATAAGGACACGGCGGCCGATGCCCCCCTGCTGCTGGAAACAGAGGTCAGCCGGCGGCAGGTTGTCGCGCAGGGCCAGGTGGTGTTCAGGGTCCGATTGCTGCGCCGGGTCGATCTTCTTGAAGGGCAGCTCGGTGAACCGCAACCGACCGGGGTGGCGGCGGTGGTGAAGAAACTGGGTGATGACCGCAACTATGAAACGCGGCGCAACGGCAGACTTTACCAGGTGATTGAACGGGATTACGCCATCTTCCCCCAGGGGAGCGGGAAGATGACAATCCCCGCTCTGCAGTTCGACGGCAGCATCGCCGCCGGTCGTGCGCGGTTCGACCCCTTCGGCCGACAGGGGCGGCGGGTCCGCCGCACGTCGAAGCCGCTGCAGGTCGACGTCCTGCCGATTCCTGCCGATATCGGGGGACGGCAATGGCTTCCGGCAGCCGCCCTGGAGCTGCATGATGACTGGCAGTCACGGCCGCCTCGTCTGCAAGTCGGAGAACCTGTGACCAGAACCCTGCGTCTGAAAGCGACCGGGCTTCCGTCAGCTCGCCTGCCGAAACTGGAACCGGGCATTCCCGCAAGTTTCAAAAGTTATCCTGATCAGCCGCAGCGTGAGGACGCGTCGACGACTGACGGCATCACCGGCAACCTGGTCCAGAAGATCGCTCTGGTACCGACCCGCCCCGGCCGATTCACCCTGCCGGCTTTCGATCTCGACTGGTGGGACACAAAGGCCGGTCGCTGGCGCAAGGCCCACCTTGATGCCCTGGACCTGGAGGTCGCCCCGGCCGCGGATGGAACGGCGGTGACGACTCCGGTGAAACCCGTCCCTCGGGTTTCCCGACCCTCCACCGTGTCGGCGGAACCTGCCCCGGCGCCGGTTTCGCAAGGGGCATCAAGTGGAGAACCCCGACCATCTTCACCCGGTTTCTGGCCCTGGTTATGCCTGGCACTGGCGGTCGGCTGGCTGCTGACCCTGATCCTGGTGTTTCGACGGCGGCAACCCGGGCGGCTTGCCGTGGATGCGGATGAGGCCGATGAGGCCGGGGGGGATGAAAAAAAAGTACGGCGAGTCGTTGTTCAGGCCGCTCGCGCTCATCGGCCGGACAAGACCCGGAGGGCGCTGGAAGACTGGAGCCGGACACTCTGGCCCGGTGCCGAAGTCGGTGCCTACGAACGACTGTACCGGGAAGCCGGCCCCGAACTGCGAAGTGAGCTGGATGAACTTGACCGTACCCTTTATGGTCGAGCCGGTCGACCCTGGCGGGGAGACGGCCTTGCGGATCGCATTATCTCTTTTGTGCCGTCGACGGACAAAAACAACGATGCCGCTTTGCCTGAACTCTATCCCGGCCGTTCCGGGAGATGA